The following proteins are encoded in a genomic region of Natrinema sp. DC36:
- a CDS encoding amino acid-binding protein, with the protein MFDEIMEKFEGSPSQQAVIRLLLERGFSVNDDGRVVSGGIEIPNTGIAREIGVDRRVVDSTTDVILEDPELRRIFQNISQVPSLMDLAPVLDLTVLSVAVDNAEQEGIVAQVTGTLADNGISIRQTISEDPEFTDEPRLYLITDETLPGEVITEIRDLEFVRKIELQ; encoded by the coding sequence ATGTTCGACGAGATCATGGAGAAGTTCGAGGGATCGCCGAGTCAGCAGGCCGTGATCCGCCTGCTGCTCGAGCGGGGCTTCTCCGTCAACGACGACGGGAGAGTCGTCTCTGGCGGCATCGAGATTCCGAACACGGGGATCGCTCGCGAGATCGGCGTCGACCGACGGGTCGTCGACTCGACGACCGACGTCATCCTCGAGGATCCCGAACTCCGGCGCATCTTCCAGAACATCTCGCAGGTGCCGAGCCTGATGGACCTCGCGCCGGTGTTGGATCTGACGGTGCTGTCGGTCGCCGTCGACAATGCTGAACAGGAGGGGATCGTCGCCCAGGTCACGGGAACGCTCGCGGACAACGGCATCTCGATCCGCCAGACCATCAGCGAGGACCCCGAGTTCACCGACGAGCCTAGACTCTACCTGATCACCGACGAAACGCTCCCGGGCGAGGTGATCACCGAGATCCGCGACCTCGAGTTCGTCCGAAAGATCGAACTCCAGTAA
- a CDS encoding YigZ family protein has translation MSSAYRTVAAAATAEFVVQGSEFIGHVRPVDSVPAAEAFIDAVEEEYADATHNVPAYRVRDGDDGTDGHFLREYSSDDGEPSGSAGKPALNVLTQQELENCAVVVTRYYGGTNLGVGGLVRAYSRAVKEAVEAAEVVEERPHEQLAITVAYDDSGTVRSILESEGYEFEADYEAEVSFDVRVPLAEGGALRDRVRSATSGRADLE, from the coding sequence GTGAGCAGCGCGTACCGAACCGTCGCGGCCGCCGCCACCGCCGAGTTCGTCGTGCAGGGGTCGGAATTCATCGGCCACGTCCGACCGGTCGACTCCGTCCCGGCCGCCGAAGCGTTCATTGACGCCGTCGAAGAGGAATACGCCGACGCGACCCACAACGTGCCCGCCTATCGCGTTCGAGACGGCGACGACGGGACCGACGGCCACTTTCTCCGGGAGTACTCGAGCGACGACGGCGAACCCTCGGGTTCGGCCGGTAAACCAGCACTGAACGTCCTCACGCAACAGGAGCTCGAGAACTGTGCGGTCGTGGTGACCCGCTACTACGGCGGGACGAACCTGGGCGTCGGCGGCCTCGTCCGGGCGTACTCCCGCGCGGTGAAGGAAGCAGTCGAGGCGGCAGAGGTCGTCGAAGAACGACCGCACGAGCAGCTGGCGATCACCGTCGCGTACGACGACTCGGGGACCGTTCGCTCGATCCTCGAGAGCGAGGGCTACGAGTTCGAGGCCGACTACGAGGCCGAGGTCAGTTTCGACGTTCGGGTCCCGCTCGCCGAGGGCGGCGCGCTTCGGGATCGGGTTCGGAGCGCGACGAGCGGCCGAGCCGACCTCGAGTGA